The following are encoded in a window of Bacillus sp. SORGH_AS_0510 genomic DNA:
- the spxA gene encoding transcriptional regulator SpxA has translation MVTLFSTPSCTSCRKAKAWLEEHHIDYTERNILSQPLTKDEIKSILRLTEDGTDEIISTNSKTFKELDINIEALPLQDLYELIINNPKILRRPIMLDEKRLQVGYNEEDIRSFLPRKLRTFINLDTQQAASY, from the coding sequence ATGGTTACTCTATTCTCTACACCAAGCTGTACTTCTTGTCGTAAAGCTAAGGCGTGGCTCGAGGAACATCATATTGATTATACAGAAAGAAATATATTATCACAGCCGCTGACTAAGGATGAAATTAAGTCAATCCTTCGTCTAACTGAAGATGGAACAGATGAAATTATCTCTACTAATTCTAAGACTTTTAAAGAATTAGATATCAACATTGAAGCTTTACCATTGCAGGATTTATACGAGTTAATTATTAATAATCCCAAAATCTTACGTCGTCCCATAATGCTGGATGAAAAAAGACTGCAGGTTGGCTATAACGAGGAAGATATCCGCAGTTTCCTACCACGCAAATTACGTACATTTATTAACTTAGATACACAACAGGCAGCTAGTTATTAG
- a CDS encoding Rrf2 family transcriptional regulator codes for MNSDFVIALHSLVLLANLPNQMANSEVIAENVCTNPARIRKIMSTLRKSGYVKTKEGIGGGYVLECDPEITTLSQIYQAMSVGSLKPNWCTGDPEKACVISSNTQVVMDNIFTEAEMHLQSYLKQVTISNVLERIKGCKLKE; via the coding sequence ATGAACAGCGATTTCGTAATTGCTCTACATAGTCTTGTTTTATTAGCTAACTTACCTAATCAAATGGCCAACAGTGAGGTCATTGCTGAAAATGTTTGTACAAATCCTGCTAGAATTCGAAAAATTATGAGTACATTACGAAAAAGCGGGTATGTAAAGACTAAAGAGGGCATTGGCGGAGGCTATGTGCTAGAATGCGACCCTGAAATAACAACCTTGTCTCAAATATATCAGGCCATGTCGGTAGGTTCCCTTAAACCGAATTGGTGTACAGGTGATCCGGAAAAAGCCTGCGTGATTTCTTCAAATACTCAAGTGGTAATGGACAATATTTTTACTGAAGCTGAGATGCATCTACAATCCTATTTAAAGCAAGTCACGATTAGCAATGTCCTTGAAAGGATAAAGGGCTGTAAGTTGAAGGAGTAG
- the lepB gene encoding signal peptidase I, with amino-acid sequence MSEWKSWGKSLFIAIGVTITVRTFFFTPYIVEGSSMEPTLHNQEKIFVEKMPWNDHFNRGEIVIIDGKEEFYVKRIIGLPGDLILMKNDQLFVNGVQTKEPYLTENRKEAMQIGNRLTGDFGPITVPENHFFVMGDNRLYSMDSRNGLGFIKKEDIVGHSQFVFFPFTDIRNTK; translated from the coding sequence ATGAGCGAGTGGAAGAGTTGGGGGAAATCTTTGTTTATTGCGATTGGAGTAACCATTACCGTAAGAACCTTTTTCTTTACACCATACATAGTGGAAGGGTCATCCATGGAGCCAACGCTGCACAATCAAGAAAAGATTTTTGTAGAGAAAATGCCTTGGAACGATCATTTTAATAGGGGAGAAATTGTTATTATTGATGGAAAAGAAGAGTTCTATGTAAAAAGAATCATCGGTCTTCCCGGCGATTTGATTCTCATGAAAAATGATCAGTTATTTGTAAATGGTGTTCAAACTAAGGAACCTTATTTAACGGAAAACCGGAAGGAAGCGATGCAGATTGGCAATCGGTTAACAGGTGATTTTGGGCCGATAACCGTACCCGAAAATCATTTCTTCGTAATGGGGGATAATCGATTATATAGTATGGATAGCAGAAACGGCTTAGGTTTTATTAAAAAAGAAGATATCGTAGGTCATAGCCAATTTGTCTTTTTTCCTTTTACTGATATAAGAAATACTAAGTAA
- a CDS encoding GNAT family N-acetyltransferase, with amino-acid sequence MAKEVVIKEYSRKYQEEVLELILNIQQKEYGVAITKEDQPDLLKIEEFYQTGNGNFWVALSGDRVVGTIALLDIKNGQTALRKMFVAKEFRGKVNQTASLLLNKLFDWGNVKAVTEIFLGTTPQFLAAHRFYEKNGFQEINSTELPESFPILAVDKKFYRYSS; translated from the coding sequence ATGGCCAAAGAGGTTGTAATTAAAGAATATTCCAGAAAGTATCAAGAGGAAGTGCTCGAATTAATACTAAACATCCAGCAGAAAGAATATGGTGTAGCCATTACGAAAGAGGATCAGCCTGACTTATTAAAAATTGAAGAGTTTTATCAAACAGGAAATGGGAACTTTTGGGTTGCTCTTTCAGGTGACCGAGTAGTAGGAACCATTGCATTATTGGATATTAAAAATGGTCAGACGGCACTTAGAAAAATGTTTGTGGCCAAGGAATTTCGAGGAAAAGTCAATCAAACGGCGAGTCTTTTGCTCAATAAACTTTTTGACTGGGGAAATGTAAAAGCAGTTACAGAAATTTTTCTGGGTACTACCCCACAATTCCTTGCAGCCCATCGTTTTTATGAGAAAAATGGATTCCAGGAAATCAATTCAACGGAATTGCCCGAGAGTTTTCCTATCCTAGCAGTGGATAAAAAGTTTTATAGATACTCTTCTTAA
- a CDS encoding CBO0543 family protein translates to MKDVQVNSFERLGRIQKELSDGWIDYWSKYSNIDTWHFWVNAILFILPLIILFFTIDRKRAFHIGFFGYSVHMMAGYIDGFATRLGLWEYPYKLVPILPISITLDTSLIPVVFMLLYQWTLKRKKNYYIYAIIFCALFAFGLKPILSALHFFQFEGGTNFFHLFLFYICGAIIAKWITNVFFFFEKNG, encoded by the coding sequence ATGAAGGATGTTCAGGTCAACAGTTTTGAACGGTTGGGACGGATTCAAAAGGAACTGTCAGATGGTTGGATTGACTACTGGTCCAAATACTCCAACATTGATACTTGGCACTTTTGGGTGAATGCCATTTTGTTTATCCTGCCACTTATAATTTTATTTTTTACTATTGATCGAAAGCGAGCCTTTCACATTGGCTTTTTTGGTTATAGTGTCCATATGATGGCTGGATATATAGATGGTTTTGCCACCCGACTTGGATTATGGGAGTATCCTTATAAGCTTGTTCCGATCCTTCCAATCAGCATTACCTTAGATACATCACTCATCCCTGTTGTGTTTATGTTACTTTATCAATGGACACTAAAACGAAAGAAAAATTACTACATCTATGCCATCATTTTTTGTGCGTTATTTGCCTTCGGCTTAAAACCCATCTTGTCAGCCCTCCACTTCTTTCAATTCGAAGGTGGGACGAATTTCTTTCATCTATTTTTATTCTACATTTGCGGTGCAATCATAGCAAAATGGATCACAAATGTGTTTTTCTTTTTTGAAAAGAATGGATAA
- a CDS encoding GNAT family N-acetyltransferase — protein MNKPSIFLRYLEISDAEGMLVIRKENRDFFQAFEPTRDDSHFSYDQQLREIQKAIIDIKNDSSYTYGIFHRESQQLIGRITLSSVVRGPFQNANLGYYLDKKHNGKGYASEAVRSVLKHAFEELQLHRVQAAVMPKNIASKRILGKAGFKKEGYSPKYLKINGVWEDHEIYAITVEDYEPIKKRVHEDSLI, from the coding sequence ATGAATAAACCATCTATTTTTTTAAGATATTTAGAGATAAGTGATGCAGAGGGGATGCTTGTAATTCGGAAAGAAAACCGCGATTTTTTTCAGGCATTTGAACCTACGAGAGATGATTCGCATTTTTCATATGATCAGCAATTAAGGGAAATTCAAAAAGCAATTATAGATATTAAAAACGATAGTTCCTATACTTATGGCATTTTTCATCGTGAATCCCAACAACTCATCGGCAGAATTACCTTATCCAGTGTCGTTCGCGGCCCCTTTCAAAATGCTAACCTTGGTTATTATCTAGATAAAAAACATAACGGGAAAGGCTATGCGTCAGAAGCAGTTCGTTCCGTATTAAAGCATGCATTTGAAGAATTACAACTTCACAGGGTTCAAGCAGCTGTCATGCCTAAGAATATAGCCTCTAAACGTATTCTAGGAAAGGCGGGGTTTAAAAAGGAAGGATATTCCCCCAAATACTTGAAAATAAATGGGGTTTGGGAGGACCATGAGATTTACGCAATTACAGTAGAAGATTATGAACCAATAAAAAAAAGAGTCCATGAAGACTCTTTGATTTAA
- a CDS encoding DUF4153 domain-containing protein yields the protein MKMKWMKKLQDRLTGLTDAITRFPLTTLFLLASAIVIAYSINAEKDQTQFILTFIVGAFLSAVCQMIYERFYSNSTSRFTLMGAAVLLSAGYYLIIKPTDSLSMEMGIRTGVALFALLIAFIWVPVIKSSITFNSSFMIAFKSFFISLFFSGIIMAGVGIILGATDLLIFSIDYKAYSHAANIIFSIFAPIYFLSLIPVYLGTHDPKKTQAEWNRKKETIDSAANCPKFLQILISYIVIPLIAVFTLIIVIYIVKNIGGDFWTDNLLEPMLVSYAITVILVYILASEIENKFTAFFRKVFPKILVPIVLFQIASSVISLNDTGITHTRYYVILFGVYAAAAGILFSILPVRKNGIIAAMLIVFAAVSIVPPVDAFTISRTSQIKILENVLVKNNMLENNKIKPKEAIPDEDKKTITKTVYYLDEMGYTKNISWLPKDFKVYEDFSETFGFKEYQEPVDEDFKQPVYVNLDPSTPISITGYDLFVQTDVNMYDKQQNQKICVIKKDEKSYTLMKNFNKNRIDIKVKSENGQELLTFNTKEIYDKFYNYQGMKEQISAEEATFTKENDLVKMTIVVQNLNIDKQNNQYDALLFVFVQIK from the coding sequence ATGAAGATGAAATGGATGAAAAAGCTACAAGATCGTCTTACTGGATTAACGGATGCCATTACCCGTTTCCCGCTGACGACACTATTTCTCTTAGCTTCTGCCATTGTTATTGCTTATAGTATCAATGCAGAGAAAGATCAGACGCAATTTATCTTGACCTTTATTGTGGGCGCATTTCTCAGTGCGGTATGTCAAATGATCTATGAACGTTTCTATTCTAATTCTACTAGTCGATTTACTTTAATGGGAGCCGCTGTCCTTTTATCGGCCGGATACTACCTCATTATTAAACCAACAGACTCACTTAGTATGGAAATGGGTATTCGAACAGGAGTCGCATTGTTCGCCCTGCTTATTGCTTTCATTTGGGTTCCCGTGATAAAAAGCAGCATTACTTTTAATTCCAGCTTCATGATCGCCTTTAAGTCCTTTTTCATCTCATTATTTTTCTCAGGAATTATTATGGCTGGTGTTGGCATCATTCTTGGGGCTACTGACCTATTAATTTTCTCGATTGATTATAAAGCATATTCACATGCAGCAAACATTATCTTCAGTATTTTTGCACCGATATATTTTTTATCACTCATTCCAGTTTATCTCGGTACCCACGACCCTAAAAAAACCCAAGCGGAATGGAACCGTAAAAAGGAAACAATCGATAGCGCAGCAAATTGCCCTAAGTTTTTACAAATCCTAATATCTTATATTGTTATTCCTTTGATTGCGGTATTTACCTTAATCATAGTAATTTACATTGTGAAAAATATCGGAGGAGATTTTTGGACTGACAACTTACTAGAACCAATGCTCGTTTCCTATGCGATTACGGTAATCTTGGTTTATATCTTGGCTAGCGAAATCGAAAATAAGTTTACAGCCTTTTTCAGAAAGGTTTTCCCTAAGATATTAGTACCGATCGTCCTTTTTCAAATCGCGTCATCCGTTATAAGTTTAAATGATACAGGAATCACACATACCCGCTATTATGTGATTTTGTTTGGTGTGTATGCTGCAGCAGCAGGGATTTTATTCAGTATATTACCTGTACGGAAGAACGGCATTATTGCAGCAATGTTAATCGTTTTTGCAGCTGTTTCTATCGTACCACCTGTTGATGCGTTCACGATCAGCCGTACAAGTCAAATCAAAATACTTGAAAACGTACTAGTAAAAAATAATATGCTTGAAAATAACAAAATTAAGCCAAAAGAAGCCATCCCCGACGAGGATAAAAAGACAATTACAAAAACCGTTTATTACCTAGACGAGATGGGTTACACCAAGAATATCTCCTGGTTGCCAAAAGATTTTAAAGTATATGAGGATTTTTCAGAAACATTTGGCTTTAAAGAGTATCAAGAACCTGTAGACGAAGACTTCAAACAGCCAGTTTATGTAAACTTGGATCCTTCTACGCCTATTTCAATCACAGGATACGACCTCTTTGTACAGACTGATGTTAATATGTACGATAAGCAACAAAACCAAAAGATTTGTGTTATTAAAAAAGACGAAAAGTCGTATACCTTAATGAAAAATTTCAATAAAAATCGAATAGATATAAAAGTAAAGAGTGAAAATGGTCAGGAATTACTTACCTTTAACACCAAGGAAATCTATGATAAGTTTTATAATTATCAGGGTATGAAGGAGCAAATCTCGGCAGAAGAAGCAACTTTTACTAAAGAAAATGATCTTGTTAAAATGACGATTGTTGTACAAAATCTGAATATTGATAAGCAAAACAATCAGTATGACGCCTTATTATTTGTATTTGTACAAATAAAATAA
- a CDS encoding DL-endopeptidase inhibitor IseA family protein, with protein MNEKMYDSFLQPLKNRPDLEPDQVFKENLHKKLTAMAQEQKTAKRGIRKHLLPNLLTAAVLIIGMIAGYDVIFKEKHEIESKHATPAENTVIKQMKLTDQKAKETVGLAFEHALIIYNGGGPEMGEVFSYKGESYRYLGEDFNTKKKILAYLQDVYTKEAANRIFGALDIIEYQGKLAQPNRVANANLLWQQAEIASRKQINDVNWNIEFKVPVDLADTDPFRIYHIGLKYENGWKLDGSLPFSANIEGVKVEEPVVDSGFQLNDEQMKVYKSFSRDLNENHLKDLDPVSIAMLYVQAEFEGRYDIAYALYTDRAGYVQWTKEYDEKIPVSNRPVRKIIPKSYAGLAEGKFIKTGEFTGYVQFTNSVGEHGFQMVMDEDGIWNVAFMPLQ; from the coding sequence ATGAACGAAAAAATGTACGATAGTTTTTTACAGCCATTAAAAAACAGGCCAGATTTAGAACCAGACCAAGTGTTTAAAGAAAATCTTCACAAAAAATTGACCGCGATGGCTCAGGAACAGAAGACTGCAAAAAGAGGAATCCGAAAGCATCTTTTACCGAATTTACTTACAGCCGCCGTATTGATTATTGGGATGATTGCTGGTTACGATGTTATTTTTAAAGAAAAACATGAAATTGAATCGAAACATGCCACTCCCGCAGAGAATACAGTCATCAAACAGATGAAGCTTACAGATCAAAAAGCGAAGGAAACGGTGGGTCTAGCATTTGAACATGCATTGATCATTTATAATGGTGGCGGTCCAGAAATGGGTGAGGTGTTTTCCTATAAGGGTGAAAGTTACAGATATTTGGGTGAAGATTTCAATACAAAGAAAAAGATTCTTGCTTATTTACAAGATGTGTATACGAAAGAGGCGGCTAATAGAATTTTTGGAGCATTGGACATTATTGAATATCAAGGTAAACTTGCCCAACCAAACCGAGTGGCAAACGCGAATTTATTATGGCAACAAGCGGAAATTGCCAGTCGAAAGCAGATCAATGACGTAAACTGGAATATAGAGTTTAAAGTTCCGGTCGATCTGGCTGATACTGATCCATTTCGAATTTACCATATCGGTTTAAAGTACGAAAATGGGTGGAAACTCGATGGTTCGCTGCCTTTTAGTGCAAATATCGAAGGAGTAAAGGTAGAAGAACCCGTTGTTGACTCAGGTTTTCAGTTAAATGATGAACAAATGAAAGTTTATAAATCTTTTTCTAGAGATTTAAACGAAAACCATTTAAAAGATCTTGATCCAGTGAGTATTGCAATGCTGTATGTCCAGGCAGAATTTGAAGGGAGATACGACATTGCCTACGCCCTTTATACCGATAGGGCAGGGTATGTGCAGTGGACGAAGGAGTATGATGAGAAAATCCCAGTCTCCAATCGTCCGGTAAGAAAGATTATTCCCAAAAGCTACGCAGGACTTGCAGAAGGGAAGTTTATTAAAACCGGAGAATTTACGGGCTATGTTCAATTTACCAATTCCGTGGGTGAGCATGGTTTCCAAATGGTTATGGATGAAGATGGAATTTGGAATGTGGCCTTCATGCCATTGCAATAA
- a CDS encoding RNA polymerase sigma factor, with translation MSERNEIIEKLYEQHFDDVYHYLLYFTNSKIEAEDLTQDTFIKVFKAYETFRQESSLKTWILSIARRTAIDHYRKKKMISILPSILTDSRKSEDFIPEEEMVQTHDWGVLQKALIHLKPDYRNVVILRGLKEYSIKETAEVLGWKESKVKVDYHRAIKLLKKYVNDSNEGVVIFNERKNVR, from the coding sequence TTGAGTGAGCGAAATGAGATCATTGAAAAGCTGTATGAGCAGCATTTTGATGATGTTTATCATTATTTGTTATATTTTACGAATAGCAAGATAGAAGCGGAGGATCTGACGCAAGATACCTTTATTAAAGTATTTAAGGCTTATGAAACTTTCCGGCAGGAATCATCTTTGAAAACATGGATTTTGTCTATTGCCAGAAGAACGGCAATCGACCATTATCGAAAAAAGAAGATGATTTCTATTTTGCCTTCAATTTTAACGGATAGTAGAAAAAGTGAAGACTTTATTCCTGAAGAGGAAATGGTTCAAACCCACGATTGGGGTGTTCTGCAAAAAGCTCTAATTCATTTAAAGCCAGATTATCGCAATGTGGTTATCCTTCGAGGACTAAAGGAGTATTCGATTAAAGAAACAGCTGAAGTACTTGGATGGAAGGAATCAAAGGTAAAAGTGGATTACCACCGGGCTATTAAGCTCCTTAAAAAGTACGTTAACGATTCTAACGAAGGGGTGGTGATTTTCAATGAACGAAAAAATGTACGATAG
- a CDS encoding GNAT family N-acetyltransferase yields the protein MKIIETERLTLRWLEPEDAEFILELLNDPTWIQFIGDRGIRTIEDARNYIVNGPMEMYERLGFGLFLTELKEKKVPIGICGLIKREGLDDADIGFAFVSRYQAAGYGFEAASATLKYGYEKLGLKRIVAITSKDNEASSKLLEKIGMTFEGHITLPNDKEELKLFGYGDSPPAK from the coding sequence TTGAAGATAATAGAGACTGAAAGGTTAACCCTACGTTGGCTAGAACCAGAAGATGCAGAGTTTATTCTAGAACTTTTAAATGATCCAACTTGGATACAGTTCATCGGAGACAGAGGCATAAGAACAATAGAAGATGCTAGAAACTATATTGTCAATGGACCGATGGAAATGTATGAGCGCCTTGGTTTTGGGTTGTTTCTAACAGAACTAAAAGAGAAAAAGGTTCCGATTGGAATTTGCGGATTGATAAAAAGAGAAGGATTAGATGATGCTGATATCGGCTTTGCTTTTGTATCACGATATCAAGCAGCAGGATATGGCTTTGAAGCAGCGTCTGCGACATTAAAATATGGTTACGAAAAACTTGGACTTAAGCGAATAGTGGCAATCACTTCAAAAGATAATGAAGCATCCTCCAAACTGTTAGAAAAAATCGGCATGACCTTCGAAGGACACATTACACTGCCAAATGACAAAGAAGAACTAAAGCTCTTCGGATATGGGGACAGTCCCCCAGCCAAGTAA
- a CDS encoding CPBP family intramembrane glutamic endopeptidase — translation MLILSSLLFGLAHTYQGISGVVRTTLIGLWFSIVYIGIGSIIPLIFFHALVDYF, via the coding sequence ATGTTAATTCTATCCTCATTATTATTCGGGCTTGCCCACACATATCAAGGAATTTCAGGAGTGGTACGAACAACACTTATTGGGCTTTGGTTTTCTATCGTCTATATCGGTATTGGGTCTATCATTCCATTAATCTTCTTTCATGCTCTGGTAGATTATTTCTGA
- a CDS encoding MarR family winged helix-turn-helix transcriptional regulator, with product MDMMKLLMEAQRYSEEMSKVFLSEFQTLFQEYDLSSKQSLVLNLLKDTERFTMNEIAQIINATPSAASQFVKVLEEKKYVKRETNKENRREIFVYLDEKALEFFMELEQAERRVLEKYFMKLSPEDIVVYHDVLKKLSDIVKEEE from the coding sequence ATGGATATGATGAAGCTGTTGATGGAGGCTCAAAGGTATTCTGAAGAGATGAGTAAGGTGTTTTTGAGTGAATTTCAGACACTTTTTCAAGAGTATGATCTATCCTCAAAGCAATCGTTAGTGTTAAACCTTCTTAAGGATACTGAAAGATTTACCATGAATGAAATTGCTCAAATTATCAACGCAACACCAAGTGCAGCTAGTCAATTCGTAAAAGTATTGGAAGAGAAAAAATATGTAAAAAGAGAAACCAATAAGGAAAATAGAAGAGAGATTTTTGTGTATTTAGATGAAAAAGCTTTAGAGTTTTTTATGGAATTAGAACAGGCAGAGAGGCGTGTGTTAGAAAAATACTTCATGAAGCTTTCTCCGGAGGATATCGTGGTTTATCATGATGTGTTGAAGAAACTCTCTGATATTGTAAAGGAAGAGGAATAA
- a CDS encoding YolD-like family protein, translating to MFLKKLTENKQITVDYYTDGNLQTIKGRVYRLNLIEQLLSLKDDKQKSFTIRLSCIRHIY from the coding sequence ATGTTTTTAAAGAAACTTACTGAAAACAAGCAAATCACCGTGGATTACTATACAGATGGTAATCTACAAACGATTAAAGGCCGTGTATATCGACTTAATTTGATTGAGCAACTTCTGTCACTTAAAGACGATAAACAAAAGTCGTTCACCATTCGTTTATCGTGTATCAGACACATTTATTAA
- the metG gene encoding methionine--tRNA ligase, which produces MNVFIGGAWPYANGSLHLGHIASLLPGDILARYYRQKGDQVLYVSGSDCNGTPIAIRAKQEGVSPREIADRYHVEFENNFKRLGFSYNCYTRTDTEHHRKTVQEIFLELLENGYIYKKEVEQTFCETCDQFLPDRYVEGLCPNCGQSSRGDQCDYCSTILDPLDLLERKCKLCGNSPTVKRTEHFYFSLSLFQEQLQSVVSQAKANRAWRENAVHLTERYLNEGLLDRAVSRDIEWGISVPVEGFEAKKIYVWIEALSGYYSASKRWALETGEDESIFWAKDVTTYYVHGKDNIPFHSIIWPAILMGINSPALPDHIVSNEYLTLEKKKISTSRNWAVWVPDVLDKYHPDSIRYFLTINAPENRDTDFSWREFIYSHNAELLGGYGNLVNRTLKFIAKYYDGRVPQSFLDPTIEKKIRNIYGTVGQLTERSQFKQALEEIFDLVRFTNKYFDEQKPWKQVEEDTVGCDHTLFNCSLIIINLAQLLAPFLPFSSNQIKDLLGVEEFTWTFIESTPMTVKDVKPLFERIDIKTIEEELEKLNRQVK; this is translated from the coding sequence ATGAATGTTTTTATTGGAGGCGCTTGGCCATACGCGAATGGCTCATTGCATTTAGGTCACATCGCAAGTTTACTGCCAGGGGATATTTTAGCCCGTTATTATAGGCAAAAAGGGGATCAGGTCTTGTATGTTTCAGGGAGTGACTGCAACGGAACCCCCATTGCCATAAGAGCAAAACAAGAAGGTGTCTCGCCAAGAGAAATAGCTGACCGGTATCACGTAGAATTTGAAAATAACTTTAAACGATTGGGATTTTCCTATAATTGCTATACCCGAACAGACACTGAGCACCACCGCAAAACTGTACAAGAAATCTTTCTCGAGCTTTTGGAAAATGGGTACATTTATAAAAAAGAAGTAGAACAAACCTTTTGCGAAACCTGTGACCAGTTCCTCCCTGACCGGTATGTGGAGGGATTATGTCCTAATTGCGGTCAATCTTCCCGAGGAGACCAATGTGATTACTGCTCGACTATATTAGATCCATTAGATTTATTAGAGAGAAAATGCAAGTTATGTGGAAATTCTCCAACCGTAAAAAGGACGGAACACTTTTATTTTTCGTTAAGTTTGTTTCAAGAGCAGCTTCAATCTGTAGTCAGCCAGGCAAAAGCAAATAGAGCATGGCGTGAGAATGCAGTCCATTTGACAGAAAGATATCTCAATGAAGGTTTGCTTGATCGAGCAGTTTCAAGGGATATTGAATGGGGAATTAGTGTACCTGTCGAAGGGTTTGAAGCGAAAAAAATTTATGTCTGGATCGAAGCGCTCTCTGGTTATTACTCCGCAAGTAAAAGATGGGCGCTGGAAACAGGGGAAGACGAATCAATATTTTGGGCTAAAGATGTGACCACTTACTATGTCCACGGAAAAGATAATATTCCATTTCACAGTATCATTTGGCCGGCTATCCTTATGGGAATCAATAGCCCAGCGCTGCCGGATCATATTGTTTCAAACGAATATTTGACACTTGAAAAGAAAAAGATTTCCACCAGCCGTAACTGGGCTGTATGGGTACCAGATGTTTTAGATAAGTATCATCCTGATTCCATTCGATATTTTTTAACCATTAATGCTCCGGAAAATAGGGATACGGATTTTTCCTGGAGAGAGTTTATCTATAGTCATAATGCCGAATTGTTAGGTGGGTATGGGAATCTCGTAAACCGGACTTTGAAGTTTATCGCGAAATATTATGATGGTAGGGTACCACAAAGTTTCCTGGATCCTACCATTGAAAAAAAGATAAGAAATATTTACGGGACTGTGGGTCAGCTTACCGAACGGAGTCAATTTAAACAGGCGTTAGAAGAGATATTTGATCTGGTTAGGTTCACCAATAAATATTTTGATGAACAAAAACCGTGGAAACAGGTGGAAGAGGATACGGTTGGCTGCGATCATACACTTTTCAATTGCAGCCTTATTATTATCAATCTCGCCCAATTACTTGCTCCATTCTTGCCATTCTCAAGTAATCAAATAAAGGATCTGTTAGGTGTGGAAGAATTTACTTGGACGTTTATCGAATCCACTCCTATGACGGTGAAGGATGTAAAACCGTTATTTGAGCGAATTGACATCAAGACCATCGAAGAAGAACTAGAAAAACTTAATAGGCAGGTAAAATAA
- a CDS encoding VOC family protein — MSHAWSDQLQVVQFRIARPTNQLRKVVEFYRDGLGLKVVGHFENHNGYDGVMLGLPDTTYHLEFTQHEDAVPCPPPSEDNLLVFYMPDLDARDQVVKRLGDMGYFEVEPENPYWKNAGVTIEDPDGWRIVLQNSYFGKKQE, encoded by the coding sequence ATGAGTCATGCTTGGTCTGATCAACTACAAGTGGTTCAATTTAGAATTGCACGGCCGACGAATCAGTTACGAAAGGTGGTTGAATTTTATCGTGATGGTTTGGGATTAAAAGTAGTCGGTCATTTTGAAAATCATAATGGGTATGATGGGGTGATGTTAGGGTTGCCGGATACAACCTATCATTTGGAGTTTACCCAGCATGAAGACGCGGTTCCATGTCCGCCTCCATCAGAAGACAATTTGCTCGTTTTTTACATGCCAGATCTTGATGCGAGAGATCAAGTTGTTAAGCGTTTGGGAGATATGGGTTATTTCGAGGTGGAACCAGAAAATCCATATTGGAAAAATGCAGGAGTAACTATAGAGGATCCAGATGGCTGGAGAATCGTTTTGCAAAATTCATATTTTGGAAAAAAGCAAGAGTAG